One window of the Nitrospiraceae bacterium genome contains the following:
- the accC gene encoding acetyl-CoA carboxylase biotin carboxylase subunit yields MFKKILIANRGEIALRVNRACRELGIRTVAIHSDVDAHSLHVRYADEHVCVGPAEGGLSYRNIPNVLSAAEITGVDAIHPGYGFLAENAHFAEVCESIGITFIGPTSEHIALLSDKSKARAHMKKRGIPVLPGSDGEIDDPKTCAAIAKKLGFPVIVKASAGGGGRGMRVVWHEEELTQAIESAQLEAQTAFGHGGVYLERFFEDPRHIEFQIMADNHGHVVHFHERDCSIQRRYQKVLEESPSPALDDTLRRKMGQVAVEAIKSVKYRNAGTVEFLMDQSGKFYFMEVNTRIQVEHPVTEMVTGVDLIKEQIRLAAGEELSYRQKDIQLTGHAIECRINAECPDRFTPSPGAITKFCPPGGPGIRVDTAMDTTGIVHPYYDSMIAKLIAFGRDRNEAIARTKRALDEFVIDGIKTSIPLHRRILDHPDFQKGPVSTRFLDRLVALQSP; encoded by the coding sequence GTGTTTAAGAAAATATTGATTGCCAATCGTGGAGAAATTGCCCTGCGGGTGAATCGAGCGTGCCGTGAGTTGGGCATTCGCACCGTTGCGATTCATTCCGACGTTGATGCTCATTCACTCCATGTCCGCTATGCAGACGAGCATGTGTGCGTCGGACCTGCCGAAGGCGGACTGAGCTATCGAAATATCCCGAATGTATTGAGTGCTGCCGAAATTACCGGAGTAGATGCGATTCACCCGGGGTACGGGTTTTTAGCTGAAAATGCTCATTTTGCCGAAGTCTGCGAATCGATTGGGATTACCTTTATTGGGCCCACCTCCGAGCATATTGCTTTGCTCAGCGATAAATCAAAAGCCCGGGCCCATATGAAGAAGCGCGGAATTCCTGTATTGCCGGGGAGCGATGGTGAAATAGACGATCCCAAAACCTGTGCCGCTATTGCCAAAAAACTTGGGTTTCCGGTTATTGTGAAAGCCTCAGCCGGTGGCGGAGGGCGTGGCATGCGGGTGGTCTGGCATGAAGAAGAGTTGACCCAGGCAATTGAGTCCGCTCAATTAGAAGCGCAAACAGCGTTTGGCCATGGGGGTGTATATCTTGAGCGTTTTTTTGAAGATCCCCGGCACATTGAATTTCAGATTATGGCGGATAATCATGGGCATGTTGTGCATTTCCATGAACGGGATTGTTCCATCCAGCGGCGCTATCAAAAGGTGCTGGAGGAATCCCCCTCTCCGGCGTTGGACGACACGTTACGACGAAAAATGGGGCAGGTTGCGGTTGAGGCTATCAAGTCGGTGAAGTATCGAAACGCCGGAACTGTTGAGTTTCTCATGGATCAAAGTGGAAAGTTTTATTTCATGGAAGTCAATACCCGAATTCAAGTTGAGCATCCGGTCACCGAAATGGTGACGGGAGTTGACCTGATTAAGGAGCAAATTCGTCTTGCCGCCGGTGAGGAACTTTCCTACCGACAAAAAGATATTCAATTGACCGGACATGCCATCGAATGCCGAATCAATGCCGAATGTCCGGACCGATTTACCCCAAGCCCCGGTGCCATCACCAAATTTTGTCCCCCTGGCGGACCAGGGATACGCGTCGATACCGCCATGGATACAACCGGTATTGTTCATCCCTATTACGACTCGATGATTGCAAAGCTTATCGCTTTTGGGCGAGATCGAAATGAAGCCATAGCTCGAACCAAACGGGCGTTGGATGAATTTGTAATTGACGGAATTAAAACCAGCA
- the accB gene encoding acetyl-CoA carboxylase biotin carboxyl carrier protein: MADSSRREIEDLVEVLNRYHLTELELEKKGVRIRIKRDHVPASSHSVDVSKTVEAGSPLERPVPLLSSEPAHFLTVTSPIVGTFYRSPSPDTDPYVEEGDIVKKGQVLCIVEAMKLMNEIEAETDGKIVKILVESTTPVEFGQPLYLIDPLSGS; the protein is encoded by the coding sequence ATGGCTGATTCATCCAGAAGAGAAATCGAAGACCTTGTCGAAGTGTTAAACCGGTACCACCTGACCGAGCTTGAACTCGAAAAAAAGGGAGTGCGAATACGCATTAAACGCGATCATGTGCCGGCTTCTTCCCACTCGGTGGACGTATCAAAGACCGTAGAGGCTGGTTCTCCCCTGGAAAGGCCGGTTCCCCTCCTCTCCTCCGAACCCGCACATTTCTTGACTGTGACCTCGCCTATAGTGGGGACCTTTTATCGCTCCCCTTCTCCTGATACGGATCCCTATGTCGAAGAAGGTGATATCGTCAAAAAAGGGCAGGTGCTCTGCATTGTCGAAGCGATGAAACTGATGAATGAAATTGAGGCAGAAACCGATGGGAAAATCGTCAAAATTCTTGTGGAAAGTACGACTCCGGTTGAGTTCGGCCAACCACTCTATTTAATTGATCCATTGTCAGGATCGTGA
- a CDS encoding DUF2779 domain-containing protein, protein MNRSVSTHRLSKSRFLAGLQCAKRLYLEIHSPELATPPTPDRRAIMDMGTDVGVVARQCFPHGVLVEQTHRQIPAALLRTSELVKDEAIPSLFEGAFVWEGILIRVDILERIDATRWRLIEVKATSKVKATHLDDLAIQAAVLEGAGIEVSGCFLMHLNTQYSFLGGDLNLEEMFVLENKTEEVEARRPLIQAQLEDMWMTLEQATPPPIAPDSHCHQPYECPFWNHCTKEKSQRWVFHLPGSSKLQSLLLEEGIETIDEIPDHIQLSATQQRVKDNVEWISPRLRPRLQSVRFPVHHLDFETFMPAIPAFPHTRPYRPIPFQWSNHIEYPDGTVVHHHYLCTDGRDPREEVALSLLESVGDAGTICVYSEYERFLLFALGDVLPHLKPVLSKVVRRLWDLLSVIQEHYYHPDFHGSYSIKTVLPALVPALAYDDLTIQNGAVAAVMYQKMVFHETDLMERAHIAQALHEYCGRDTWAMVELRRVLLDRAGGRLT, encoded by the coding sequence TTGAACCGATCTGTTTCAACGCATCGTTTATCCAAAAGCCGCTTTCTGGCGGGTTTGCAATGTGCCAAGCGGTTATATTTGGAAATCCATTCGCCAGAATTAGCCACTCCGCCCACGCCGGATCGCCGGGCCATCATGGATATGGGTACCGACGTTGGGGTCGTTGCCCGTCAATGTTTTCCTCATGGTGTTCTGGTTGAACAAACACACCGTCAAATTCCTGCAGCGCTCCTTCGCACCAGTGAGCTTGTAAAGGATGAAGCCATCCCCTCACTCTTTGAAGGGGCTTTTGTCTGGGAAGGCATTTTGATTCGGGTCGACATCTTAGAACGAATTGATGCCACACGCTGGCGATTGATTGAAGTGAAGGCGACATCGAAGGTGAAAGCCACGCATCTAGACGATCTGGCCATTCAAGCTGCCGTCCTGGAGGGTGCGGGTATTGAAGTCAGCGGGTGCTTTTTGATGCATCTGAATACTCAGTATTCGTTTCTTGGCGGAGACCTGAATTTAGAAGAAATGTTTGTGTTGGAAAATAAGACCGAGGAAGTGGAAGCGCGTCGGCCATTGATTCAGGCGCAGCTTGAAGATATGTGGATGACATTGGAACAGGCGACGCCACCTCCCATTGCCCCTGATAGCCATTGCCATCAACCGTATGAATGCCCCTTTTGGAACCATTGTACAAAAGAGAAGTCTCAGCGTTGGGTGTTTCATCTTCCTGGCAGCTCGAAATTGCAATCCCTCCTCCTGGAGGAGGGGATTGAAACCATTGATGAGATTCCCGATCATATTCAGTTGTCTGCAACTCAGCAACGAGTAAAGGATAATGTGGAATGGATCTCACCTCGGCTTCGGCCTCGGCTGCAATCGGTCAGGTTCCCGGTTCATCATTTGGATTTTGAGACTTTCATGCCGGCGATCCCGGCCTTTCCTCATACTCGTCCGTATCGGCCCATTCCCTTTCAGTGGTCTAACCATATTGAATATCCTGATGGCACGGTTGTCCATCATCATTATCTGTGCACAGATGGCCGGGACCCTCGAGAAGAAGTGGCCCTGAGTCTGCTGGAAAGCGTAGGAGATGCCGGAACTATTTGTGTCTATTCGGAGTATGAACGATTTCTGCTTTTTGCGCTGGGTGATGTGCTGCCTCACCTGAAGCCCGTCCTCTCGAAGGTGGTTCGCAGGTTGTGGGATCTCCTTTCGGTCATCCAGGAGCATTATTATCATCCGGATTTTCACGGATCCTACTCCATTAAAACCGTCTTGCCGGCTTTGGTGCCTGCCTTGGCTTACGATGATTTAACGATTCAAAATGGAGCGGTGGCTGCCGTCATGTATCAGAAAATGGTCTTTCATGAAACGGACTTAATGGAGCGTGCTCATATTGCGCAAGCATTACATGAATATTGTGGCAGGGACACATGGGCAATGGTTGAGCTGAGACGGGTCCTTCTGGATCGTGCCGGAGGTCGCCTGACTTAG
- the aroQ gene encoding type II 3-dehydroquinate dehydratase encodes MNILVLHGPNLNLLGTREPTIYGTITLEEVNASLKKLGMDLGVSVETRQSNLEGELVTWIQEANAQFEGLVFNPAAYTHTSIALRDAVVGVAIPMVEVHLSNIHRRESFRRRSYLAPVSLGQISGFGPQSYLLGLRALVDALQRTIPAHR; translated from the coding sequence GTGAATATCCTGGTATTACATGGGCCTAATCTGAATTTACTTGGAACGCGTGAGCCGACCATTTATGGAACCATTACCCTGGAAGAGGTGAATGCGTCACTGAAAAAATTGGGTATGGACTTAGGGGTCTCGGTTGAGACCCGGCAATCCAATCTGGAAGGGGAATTGGTCACCTGGATCCAGGAAGCCAACGCACAATTTGAGGGGTTGGTGTTTAATCCTGCTGCCTATACCCATACCAGTATTGCCCTGCGAGATGCGGTTGTGGGCGTGGCAATTCCTATGGTCGAAGTGCATTTATCGAATATCCATCGCCGGGAAAGTTTTCGTCGCCGGTCCTACCTTGCCCCGGTTTCGCTTGGGCAAATCTCTGGGTTTGGACCACAAAGTTATCTGCTTGGGCTGAGAGCGTTGGTTGATGCGCTTCAGCGGACTATCCCAGCACACCGTTAA
- the efp gene encoding elongation factor P, with protein MITTADFRNGSRLELDGQPYYIVEFQHVKPGKGGAFVRTKLKGYKTGNVIDRTFRSGEKFDEPNLEECEMQFLYNAGEEYAFMDISSFEQFTYLKNQLGENVDLLKENTVVKILLYHDEPIAVELPVFMELKVVETDPGIRGDTASGGTKLAVVETGASVKVPLYLESGEVIKIDTRTRTYVERAR; from the coding sequence GTGATTACGACTGCAGATTTTCGAAATGGGTCGCGATTGGAGCTAGATGGGCAACCCTATTATATTGTGGAATTTCAACATGTAAAACCCGGTAAAGGCGGAGCCTTTGTTCGAACAAAATTGAAAGGCTATAAAACGGGGAATGTCATTGATCGTACATTTCGTTCAGGAGAAAAATTCGACGAACCCAATCTTGAAGAATGCGAAATGCAGTTTCTCTATAATGCTGGCGAAGAATATGCGTTTATGGATATTAGTAGTTTTGAGCAGTTTACCTATCTTAAAAATCAATTGGGCGAAAACGTCGATTTGCTCAAGGAAAATACCGTCGTCAAAATTTTACTGTATCATGATGAGCCGATCGCGGTAGAGTTGCCCGTGTTTATGGAGTTGAAAGTCGTGGAAACTGATCCCGGTATTCGGGGAGATACGGCATCCGGTGGGACCAAGTTGGCGGTTGTCGAGACCGGGGCCTCGGTAAAAGTGCCTCTCTATCTGGAATCCGGAGAAGTTATTAAAATTGATACCAGGACGCGCACCTATGTAGAACGGGCTCGGTAG